The following proteins come from a genomic window of Anguilla rostrata isolate EN2019 chromosome 17, ASM1855537v3, whole genome shotgun sequence:
- the zgc:65811 gene encoding CD9 antigen isoform X2: protein MDDCGRVSKCFVILFNIVIAIVGFVMLALGLWLRFSSQTQGFFDIDLNTKQFVIGVTVLIALGIILLILAVLGHCGACSGSKGALTAYASLLGVLAGVFIAAGVLAYINSHEVGRQLAEFYKTVYLQYLNKGDPGLAATLKLFNNALDCCGIGVPLEALIQDTCPKKDFISLFTTASCPNAIQTLFDTNAPLVLGCFIGISIVMICALVCCSILNKQITRFHQPVSTYY from the exons ATGGACGATTGTGGTCGGGTATCCAAATGTTTCGTAATCCTGTTCAACATCGTTATTGCC ATTGTTGGCTTTGTGATGTTGGCTTTGGGTTTGTGGTTGAgattcagctcacagacacagggatTCTTCGACATTGATCTCAACACAAAGCAGTTTGTCATTG GAGTGACAGTGCTCATTGCACTGGGAATCATCCTGCTGATCCTGGCTGTTCTCGGACACTGTGGAGCCTGCAGTGGGAGCAAGGGTGCCCTGACAGCG TATGCCTCCCTGCTGGGTGTTCTTGCTGGCGTGTTCATCGCTGCCGGAGTCCTGGCCTACATAAACAGCCATGAG gTGGGACGGCAGCTTGCAGAGTTCTACAAGACTGTGTACCTACAGTACCTTAACAAAGGGGACCCGGGTTTGGCCGCCACCCTGAAGCTCTTCAACAATGCG CTGGACTGCTGTGGGATTGGGGTGCCACTGGAGGCCTTGATCCAAGACACTTGCCCCAAGAAAGATTTCATTAGCCTCTTCACCACGGCT TCCTGCCCTAACGCGATTCAAACCCTGTTCGATACAAATGCCCCGCTGGTTTTGGGGTGTTTCATCGGAATATCAATTGTGATG ATCTGTGCCCTGGTGTGCTGCAGCATCTTGAACAAGCAGATCACGAGGTTCCACCAGCCAGTTTCCACCTACTACTAA
- the LOC135243419 gene encoding neuronal-specific septin-3-like: MSEMAPPEVRPKPAIPAKPSHAVPPPASTLSSPGSGGGPPFTLLGYIGIDTIIQQMRKKTMKVGFDFNIMTVGHSGLGKSTLVNTLFKSQVSRRSSAWTFEKIPRTVEIKSVSHVIEEGGVKMTLTVIDTPGFGDQINNENCWEPVSKYISEQYEKFLKEEMNIARKKRIPDTRVHCCLYFISPTGHSLRQLDVEVMKRLSTVVNVVPVIAKSDTLTPEEKNEFKQRVRKELETSGIDFYPQREFDEDMEDKNENNKIREAMPFAVVGSDREYQVNNKRVLGRKTAWGVVEVENPNHCEFAQLRDFLIRSHLQDLKEVTHNIYYETYRAKRLNDNGGLHPLTCPAPTGVSESNV; encoded by the exons ATGTCAGAAATGGCCCCTCCAGAAGTGAGACCCAAACCAGCAATCCCAGCCAAACCTTCACATGCCGTCCCCCCCCCTGCCTCAACCCTCAGCTCACCAGGGTCAGGGGGAGGGCCCCCATTCACATTGCTGGGATACATAGGGATTGACACCATCATCCAGCAAATGAGGAAAAAGACCATGAAGGTGGGGTTTGACTTCAACATCATGACAGTGG GTCACAGTGGTCTGGGAAAATCCACCCTGGTGAACACTCTCTTCAAGTCCCAGGTCAGCAGAAGGAGCTCTGCATGGACTTTCGAGAAGATCCCCAGGACCGTAGAGATCAAGAGTGTGTCCCAtg TGATTGAGGAAGGTGGGGTGAAGATGACGTTAACTGTAATCGACACTCCAGGCTTTGGGGACCAGATCAATAACGAAAACTG CTGGGAGCCAGTCTCTAAGTACATCAGTGAGCAATATGAAAAGTTTCTCAAGGAGGAGATGAACATCGCCCGTAAGAAACGCATCCCAGACACCAGAGTCCACTGCTGCCTGTACTTCATCTCTCCTACTGGACACTc TCTGAGACAACTGGATGTGGAGGTCATGAAACGGCTGAGCACCGTGGTGAACGTCGTCCCTGTCATTGCCAAGTCTGACACTCTGACTCCTGAGGAGAAGAACGAGTTCAAACAAAGG GTGCGAAAGGAGTTGGAGACGAGCGGCATAGATTTTTACCCTCAGAGAGAGTTTGACGAGGACATGGAGGACAAGAACGAAAACAACAAGATCAGG GAGGCCATGCCCTTCGCAGTGGTGGGCAGTGACAGAGAGTACCAGGTGAACAATAAACGTGTTCTGGGAAGGAAGACCGCCTGGGGAGTGGTTGAAG TTGAAAACCCTAATCATTGTGAATTTGCCCAGTTGCGAGATTTTCTGATCAG ATCTCACCTGCAGGACCTTAAGGAAGTTACTCACAACATTTACTATGAAACATACCGAGCCAAGAGACTCAATGACAATGGGGGGCTCCACCCTCTAACCTGTCCAGCACCTACTGGTGTATCTGAAAGCAATGTgtga
- the zgc:65811 gene encoding CD9 antigen isoform X1 produces the protein MDDCGRVSKCFVILFNIVIAIVGFVMLALGLWLRFSSQTQGFFDIDLNTKQFVIGVTVLIALGIILLILAVLGHCGACSGSKGALTAYASLLGVLAGVFIAAGVLAYINSHEVGRQLAEFYKTVYLQYLNKGDPGLAATLKLFNNALDCCGIGVPLEALIQDTCPKKDFISLFTTASCPNAIQTLFDTNAPLVLGCFIGISIVMVFTSFCSCILSAAISRSLSSAFNAYTRIPAMPPAQYGSVPYGV, from the exons ATGGACGATTGTGGTCGGGTATCCAAATGTTTCGTAATCCTGTTCAACATCGTTATTGCC ATTGTTGGCTTTGTGATGTTGGCTTTGGGTTTGTGGTTGAgattcagctcacagacacagggatTCTTCGACATTGATCTCAACACAAAGCAGTTTGTCATTG GAGTGACAGTGCTCATTGCACTGGGAATCATCCTGCTGATCCTGGCTGTTCTCGGACACTGTGGAGCCTGCAGTGGGAGCAAGGGTGCCCTGACAGCG TATGCCTCCCTGCTGGGTGTTCTTGCTGGCGTGTTCATCGCTGCCGGAGTCCTGGCCTACATAAACAGCCATGAG gTGGGACGGCAGCTTGCAGAGTTCTACAAGACTGTGTACCTACAGTACCTTAACAAAGGGGACCCGGGTTTGGCCGCCACCCTGAAGCTCTTCAACAATGCG CTGGACTGCTGTGGGATTGGGGTGCCACTGGAGGCCTTGATCCAAGACACTTGCCCCAAGAAAGATTTCATTAGCCTCTTCACCACGGCT TCCTGCCCTAACGCGATTCAAACCCTGTTCGATACAAATGCCCCGCTGGTTTTGGGGTGTTTCATCGGAATATCAATTGTGATG gtttttACTTCCTTCTGTTCCTGCATCCTCAGTGCAGCgatctctcgctccctctcctctgccttTAATGCATACACACGTATCCCCGCTATGCCCCCTGCTCAGTACGGCTCCGTACCCTATGGAGTGTAG